A window of the Desulforapulum autotrophicum HRM2 genome harbors these coding sequences:
- a CDS encoding HlyD family secretion protein gives MVNNKQIFKKGWILWIALMIVTGAMVLLWSRNRGLEKPDTIASGNGRIEATEVDIATKYQGRIAEIFCREGDFVAADQILARMDTKILEAQLRQAKASVEQVRHGRRFAQALVQQRTSELAVAKKDYQRSQATYESNKYAISARQLDHDRATMETAAALLAEARAQVLESEAMINISIAKTEEIEATLKDSILKTPIQGRVLYRLAEPGEVLGAGGKVLTVLDLTDVYMSIFLPTAQAGRVDIGAEARLVFDALPDIAVPARVSFVAPNAQFTPKAVETRTEREKLMFRIKVKIAPELLMGHLEKVKTGVPGVAYVRLDPQAQWPEDVQRRSLP, from the coding sequence GTGGTTAACAATAAACAAATATTCAAGAAAGGGTGGATTCTCTGGATTGCCCTGATGATAGTTACAGGGGCCATGGTCTTGTTGTGGTCCCGGAACAGGGGGTTGGAAAAACCGGATACCATTGCCTCGGGAAACGGTCGCATTGAAGCAACCGAAGTTGACATCGCAACAAAGTACCAGGGCCGTATTGCCGAAATCTTTTGCCGTGAGGGTGATTTTGTTGCGGCGGACCAGATCCTGGCCCGGATGGATACAAAAATACTTGAAGCCCAGCTCAGGCAGGCAAAAGCGTCCGTCGAACAGGTGCGTCATGGGCGAAGGTTTGCCCAGGCCCTTGTCCAGCAGCGAACCAGTGAACTGGCTGTCGCAAAAAAGGATTATCAACGTTCCCAGGCCACCTATGAGTCAAATAAATATGCCATTTCAGCCAGACAGCTTGACCATGACCGTGCAACAATGGAAACAGCAGCAGCCCTTCTTGCTGAAGCCCGGGCCCAGGTGCTTGAGTCAGAAGCCATGATCAATATTTCTATTGCAAAAACCGAAGAGATCGAGGCAACTCTCAAGGATAGTATCCTTAAAACCCCCATTCAGGGGAGGGTCCTCTATCGACTGGCTGAGCCCGGAGAAGTCCTGGGGGCTGGCGGAAAAGTTTTGACTGTGCTTGATCTGACCGATGTGTATATGTCAATTTTTTTGCCAACGGCCCAGGCCGGCAGGGTGGACATCGGGGCCGAGGCCCGGCTTGTGTTTGATGCCTTGCCGGATATTGCGGTGCCGGCCAGGGTCTCGTTTGTTGCCCCCAATGCCCAGTTTACCCCTAAGGCCGTTGAAACCAGAACGGAACGGGAAAAATTGATGTTCCGCATTAAGGTTAAAATTGCCCCTGAATTACTGATGGGGCATTTGGAAAAGGTGAAAACAGGGGTACCGGGTGTAGCCTATGTACGCCTTGATCCCCAGGCCCAATGGCCCGAGGATGTTCAGCGCAGGTCTTTGCCATGA
- the rbbA gene encoding ribosome-associated ATPase/putative transporter RbbA, whose product MARGCSAQVFAMIPRADNPACVANIDNVSHYYGKTVALDGVDLNIPAGCMAGLIGPDGVGKSSLLALISGVRKIQQGRISVLGGDMGDRHHRARVCPSIAYMPQGLGRNLYMTLSVIENLVFFGRLFGRNRAERKKRTDELLAATGLQPFRDRPAGKLSGGMKQKLGLCCALIHDPDLLILDEPTTGVDPLSRRQFWQLIDTIRSRRRGMGVIVSTAYMEEAEGFDWLAAMDAGRIFATGSPGQLMEQTGTRDLDAAFIRLLPEEKRRGHKQLVVPPRISLDGGPPAIKAEGLTRVFGDFTAVDHVNFEIAQGEIFGFLGSNGCGKTTTMKMLTGLLPASEGRAMLFNSTVDANDLSIRKRVGFMSQGFSLYTELTVYQNLELHARLFHLPAERIPGRIQEVIQRFHLVDYENALSSSLPLGIRQRLSLAVAVIHGPEMLILDEPTSGVDPVARDQFWELLIELSRRDKVTIFVSTHFMNEAERCDRISLMHAGKVLASDTPAALIRARGKDTLQDAFIDYLETADKKISTLEPPTEESVLFDSRPRPGSGFSPLRLFGYAHRETLEIRRDPIRLTFALMGTVILMFIMGYGITMDVENISFAVLDYDQTPESFDYIQNISGSRYFVERPSIAGQAELEQRMRSSELSLAMEIPAGFGKDLKRGRVPEVGAWIDGAMPFRAETIAGYLQGMHYAYLSELAIRSIGRVPRTTMADIEIRYRYNQDFKSIYAMVPAVIPLLLIFIPAILMALGVVREKELGSITNLYATPVTRLEFLIGKQLPYIGVSMISFFGLVLLAIFVFGVPLKGSFMALTLGAVFYVTATTGLGLLMSAFTNTQIAALAVTAIVTLLAAVNFSGMTHPVSSMEGVGAVMGKFFPTTYFLIISRGVFTKALGFSELSRYFIALAAFIPVLTTLSLIFLKKQEK is encoded by the coding sequence ATGGCCCGAGGATGTTCAGCGCAGGTCTTTGCCATGATCCCCAGGGCAGACAACCCAGCTTGTGTTGCCAATATTGACAATGTCAGCCATTATTATGGCAAAACCGTGGCCCTGGATGGTGTTGATCTTAACATTCCTGCAGGTTGCATGGCTGGACTGATCGGTCCCGACGGGGTGGGTAAGTCCAGCCTGCTGGCTTTGATTTCCGGGGTTCGGAAAATTCAGCAGGGCAGGATCTCTGTCCTGGGGGGTGACATGGGCGACAGGCATCACCGTGCCCGGGTGTGCCCGAGTATTGCCTACATGCCCCAGGGCCTCGGGCGTAACCTGTACATGACCTTGTCCGTGATAGAGAATCTGGTATTTTTCGGGCGTTTGTTCGGCCGGAATCGAGCCGAGCGAAAAAAACGCACGGACGAACTGCTTGCAGCTACAGGTTTACAACCCTTCAGGGACCGTCCTGCCGGTAAGCTTTCCGGGGGAATGAAACAGAAATTAGGCCTGTGCTGTGCCTTGATCCATGACCCGGACCTGTTGATCCTGGATGAACCGACCACGGGTGTCGATCCCTTGTCCCGCCGACAGTTCTGGCAGCTGATCGATACCATCCGTTCACGTCGCAGGGGCATGGGTGTGATTGTGTCCACCGCCTATATGGAAGAAGCCGAGGGGTTTGACTGGCTGGCAGCCATGGATGCGGGTAGAATCTTTGCCACGGGCAGTCCTGGCCAGCTGATGGAACAAACCGGCACAAGGGATCTGGACGCGGCATTTATTCGTCTGCTGCCCGAAGAAAAACGCAGGGGCCATAAACAGCTGGTGGTGCCACCGCGCATCAGTCTTGATGGTGGTCCGCCGGCAATCAAGGCCGAGGGTCTGACCCGGGTTTTTGGCGATTTCACAGCCGTGGATCATGTGAATTTTGAGATCGCCCAGGGCGAAATTTTTGGCTTTCTCGGCTCCAACGGCTGCGGCAAGACCACCACCATGAAGATGCTTACCGGTCTGTTGCCTGCCTCAGAAGGCAGGGCCATGCTGTTTAACTCCACTGTGGATGCAAATGACCTTTCAATCCGTAAACGGGTGGGATTCATGTCCCAGGGGTTTTCCCTCTACACTGAACTCACGGTTTACCAGAACCTGGAACTCCATGCCCGGTTGTTTCACCTGCCGGCGGAAAGGATTCCAGGACGGATCCAGGAGGTGATCCAGCGGTTTCACCTTGTCGATTATGAGAACGCCCTATCCAGCAGCCTGCCCCTGGGTATCCGCCAGCGTCTCTCTCTGGCCGTGGCGGTAATCCATGGCCCGGAAATGCTGATTCTGGATGAACCCACCTCCGGGGTGGATCCCGTGGCCCGGGATCAGTTCTGGGAACTTTTGATTGAACTTTCCCGCAGGGATAAGGTCACCATCTTTGTCTCCACCCATTTCATGAATGAGGCTGAGCGCTGCGACCGAATTTCCCTGATGCATGCAGGAAAGGTACTTGCCTCGGACACGCCTGCGGCGTTGATTCGTGCGCGTGGCAAAGATACCCTGCAGGATGCCTTTATTGACTATCTGGAAACGGCCGACAAAAAAATAAGCACGCTAGAGCCCCCCACGGAAGAGAGTGTATTATTTGATTCCAGGCCCCGGCCCGGCAGTGGGTTCAGCCCATTGCGTCTGTTCGGCTATGCCCATCGGGAGACCCTGGAAATCAGGCGCGATCCCATCCGGCTCACCTTTGCCCTCATGGGAACGGTTATTCTGATGTTTATCATGGGGTATGGCATCACCATGGATGTGGAAAATATCTCGTTTGCTGTGCTGGACTATGACCAGACGCCAGAGAGCTTTGATTATATCCAGAACATTTCCGGCTCCCGGTATTTTGTTGAGCGCCCATCCATTGCAGGCCAGGCTGAACTTGAACAGCGCATGCGCAGCAGTGAACTGAGCCTGGCCATGGAGATTCCGGCAGGTTTCGGTAAAGACCTTAAAAGGGGTCGCGTTCCGGAAGTGGGCGCATGGATTGATGGTGCCATGCCGTTCCGGGCAGAAACCATTGCCGGCTATCTCCAGGGCATGCACTATGCCTATTTATCAGAACTTGCCATCCGCAGCATCGGCCGGGTGCCCCGGACCACCATGGCCGATATTGAAATACGTTATCGCTATAATCAGGATTTCAAGAGTATTTACGCCATGGTGCCGGCGGTAATTCCGCTGTTGTTGATTTTCATTCCGGCAATTCTCATGGCCCTTGGTGTGGTAAGGGAAAAAGAGCTGGGCTCCATAACCAACCTTTATGCGACGCCGGTCACCCGGTTGGAGTTTCTCATTGGCAAACAGCTGCCTTATATCGGCGTCAGTATGATCAGTTTCTTCGGGTTGGTGCTGCTGGCAATTTTTGTATTCGGGGTGCCCCTTAAAGGCAGCTTCATGGCATTGACCCTGGGTGCGGTTTTTTATGTGACGGCCACCACGGGCCTGGGTCTGCTGATGTCGGCCTTTACCAATACCCAGATTGCCGCCCTAGCCGTCACGGCCATTGTCACGCTGCTGGCTGCGGTTAATTTTTCAGGCATGACCCATCCTGTGTCGTCCATGGAAGGCGTTGGAGCGGTGATGGGGAAATTTTTTCCAACCACTTATTTTTTGATTATCAGCCGGGGCGTCTTCACTAAAGCGCTGGGGTTCAGTGAGCTTTCCCGATATTTTATCGCCCTTGCCGCTTTTATTCCGGTATTAACGACCCTGAGCCTGATTTTTTTGAAAAAGCAGGAAAAATGA
- a CDS encoding CBS domain-containing protein, with product MNFSLLNECVQTLTDEDVLEAMKKIPGYLDITPSDFLQIYQIAFDHAVSRIKTAIKANQIMTRQVIVVGEDAPLVEVATQMAENDISGLPVVNKDRIVVGVISEKDFLKGMNDLKTPSFMRVLLQCLDNSHCIESSFKNLSAAEIMSSPPVTVETTASILDVASTMDRFNINRVPVVDENTKLAGIIARSDLVQAMC from the coding sequence ATGAATTTCAGTCTACTTAATGAATGTGTTCAAACCTTAACCGATGAAGATGTCCTCGAGGCCATGAAAAAGATTCCCGGCTACCTGGACATCACCCCGTCTGATTTTCTCCAGATCTACCAGATTGCCTTTGACCATGCCGTATCACGGATAAAAACAGCCATCAAGGCGAATCAAATCATGACAAGGCAGGTTATTGTTGTTGGCGAAGATGCCCCGCTGGTTGAGGTGGCGACCCAAATGGCTGAAAATGACATATCCGGACTGCCCGTGGTGAACAAGGACAGGATCGTGGTGGGTGTCATCTCTGAAAAAGATTTTTTAAAGGGCATGAACGATCTTAAAACCCCCTCTTTCATGCGTGTCCTCCTGCAATGCCTTGACAACAGCCATTGTATTGAATCTTCTTTTAAAAACCTTTCAGCCGCAGAGATCATGTCATCTCCTCCCGTGACCGTTGAAACAACTGCATCCATTCTCGACGTGGCCAGCACCATGGACCGGTTTAATATAAACAGGGTTCCAGTGGTTGATGAAAACACGAAACTGGCAGGCATCATTGCCAGATCCGATCTTGTTCAAGCCATGTGCTGA
- a CDS encoding HPP family protein gives MISYFKKMSGGGQCPPRVRPSEIFWSWIGAFLGITPVAFLNYNLFAGSDFVYIIGSFGASAVLIYGAVRSPLAQPRNLVGGHILSAFIGVASYKLFYPCPWFAAAFSVATAIAFMHLTQTLHPPGGATALIAVIGSQKIHALGFWYILIPVGVGVIIMLTVALIVNNMAKTRKYPEFWI, from the coding sequence TTGATATCTTATTTTAAAAAAATGTCCGGGGGAGGCCAGTGCCCGCCAAGGGTAAGACCCAGTGAAATTTTCTGGTCCTGGATCGGGGCATTTCTGGGAATAACCCCTGTGGCATTTCTGAATTACAATTTGTTTGCCGGAAGCGATTTTGTGTATATTATCGGTTCTTTCGGGGCATCTGCCGTTTTAATTTATGGGGCCGTCAGAAGCCCCCTGGCCCAACCCCGGAACCTGGTTGGCGGACACATTTTATCGGCATTCATCGGAGTCGCATCATACAAATTATTCTATCCATGTCCCTGGTTTGCAGCGGCCTTTTCCGTAGCAACGGCCATTGCATTCATGCATCTGACCCAGACACTGCACCCGCCCGGGGGGGCCACAGCATTGATAGCCGTCATCGGCAGCCAAAAAATCCATGCCCTGGGCTTCTGGTATATATTGATTCCAGTGGGAGTGGGTGTCATCATCATGTTAACCGTGGCCCTGATCGTCAACAACATGGCCAAAACCCGCAAGTATCCTGAATTCTGGATATAG
- a CDS encoding ABC transporter permease: MNKFANIYRLGVKELRILLRDPVLIVLIIWTFSGGIYSIATTASMELHNAPIAVVDEDQSQLSRRIINAFYGPYFKTSESIDRDGIDPGMDGGKYTFVVDIPPDFERDLLADRQPAIQVNVDATMVSQAFIGSSYIQNITSGEINEFVQGFRGESLLPIGLVVRTKFNPNRNSAWFGSVMEVINNITLLSIILTGAAVIREREHGTLEHLLVMPLTPFEIMMAKIWAMGLVVLTAAALSLHFMVQGVLGVPVAGSVGLFLFGAMLHLFSAAAMGIFMGTVSRSMPQLGLLMILVILPLQMLSGGITPHDSMPKVVQAIMALAPTTHFVSFAQAILYRGAGFDLVWPSFLAIIAIGSVFFMAALILFRRSINVTA; this comes from the coding sequence ATGAACAAATTTGCCAATATCTACCGTCTGGGTGTTAAGGAGCTGCGTATCCTTTTAAGGGATCCAGTGTTGATTGTTTTGATCATCTGGACTTTTTCGGGGGGAATTTACAGTATTGCAACGACCGCTTCCATGGAATTGCACAACGCCCCCATTGCTGTTGTCGATGAAGATCAGTCCCAGCTTTCACGGCGCATTATCAATGCCTTTTACGGACCTTACTTTAAAACATCTGAATCCATTGACCGTGATGGGATTGATCCGGGTATGGATGGAGGGAAATATACCTTTGTCGTTGATATACCACCCGATTTTGAGCGGGACCTGCTGGCGGATCGACAGCCGGCAATTCAGGTTAACGTGGATGCAACCATGGTCAGCCAGGCCTTTATCGGTTCCAGCTATATTCAGAACATCACCAGTGGTGAGATCAACGAATTTGTGCAGGGTTTTCGTGGCGAATCCCTACTGCCCATCGGGCTTGTTGTCCGCACCAAGTTCAATCCCAACCGGAACAGCGCCTGGTTCGGCAGCGTCATGGAGGTCATCAACAACATCACCCTGCTGTCCATTATCCTCACCGGTGCTGCGGTCATCCGGGAGAGGGAACACGGTACCCTGGAACATCTTCTGGTGATGCCGCTTACGCCGTTTGAGATAATGATGGCTAAAATATGGGCCATGGGGTTGGTTGTTTTAACGGCTGCGGCATTGTCCCTGCATTTCATGGTGCAGGGTGTGCTGGGTGTGCCTGTGGCCGGTTCCGTGGGGCTCTTTTTGTTCGGTGCCATGCTGCATCTGTTTTCAGCAGCGGCCATGGGTATTTTCATGGGCACAGTCTCCCGTTCCATGCCCCAGCTCGGCCTGCTCATGATTCTGGTCATTCTGCCCCTGCAGATGCTTTCCGGTGGTATTACCCCCCATGACAGTATGCCGAAAGTGGTCCAGGCCATCATGGCGTTGGCGCCGACCACCCATTTTGTCAGTTTTGCCCAGGCGATCCTCTACCGTGGTGCGGGGTTTGATCTGGTCTGGCCAAGCTTTCTGGCAATCATCGCCATTGGCAGTGTGTTTTTCATGGCGGCCCTGATCTTGTTTCGCAGGAGCATCAACGTAACGGCCTAA
- a CDS encoding NYN domain-containing protein yields the protein MPNIENQKLAVMIDADNAQASICSELLAEIAKFGVASVKRAYGDWTTSHLKGWKEHLHKHAIQPIQQFSYTIGKNSTDSSLIIDAMDLLHEQRLDGFCLVSSDSDFTRLATRIRESGLTVYGFGEKKTPEAFVSACDKFVYTEILRPQNKDNIPRESDETELKAILVSAINAVSKDDEWAPLAGVGGYINKKYPSFDSRNYGYDKLGKLVESLPFIAVDRRKPDENASIVHLYIRATTV from the coding sequence ATGCCAAACATTGAAAATCAAAAACTTGCAGTCATGATTGATGCAGACAACGCCCAGGCGTCAATCTGTTCGGAATTGCTGGCTGAGATTGCCAAGTTTGGCGTCGCCAGTGTAAAGAGGGCATATGGTGACTGGACCACCTCTCACCTGAAGGGATGGAAGGAACATCTGCATAAACATGCCATTCAACCCATCCAGCAGTTCAGCTACACAATCGGCAAGAATTCAACGGATTCCTCCCTGATTATTGATGCAATGGATCTGCTCCATGAACAGAGGCTGGACGGTTTCTGCCTGGTTTCGTCTGACAGTGACTTTACACGGCTTGCCACCCGAATCCGGGAATCGGGATTAACGGTTTATGGGTTCGGCGAAAAGAAAACCCCGGAAGCATTTGTTTCCGCCTGTGACAAATTCGTGTATACTGAGATTCTCAGGCCACAGAACAAAGATAATATACCCAGGGAGTCTGACGAGACCGAATTAAAGGCCATACTGGTGTCAGCCATTAATGCCGTGTCCAAGGATGATGAGTGGGCGCCCCTTGCCGGCGTTGGAGGCTATATAAACAAGAAATATCCATCCTTTGACTCAAGAAACTATGGATATGACAAGCTGGGCAAGCTGGTTGAGTCATTACCCTTTATTGCGGTAGACCGGCGCAAACCAGATGAAAACGCATCCATTGTGCATCTTTATATCCGGGCCACCACCGTGTAA
- a CDS encoding efflux transporter outer membrane subunit: MTRTRQWLPRSRMGHINPFFPCLNLSGLLLGFLLAGCAVVGPDYMVPDPGAPKGWNTALPKGLTAAPPDARTLAGWWSTFNDPALTKLIERAVAGNLDLGLGRARVREARARRGIARADVFPTMNVSGAAARVHTSSETDLGTANDLYDAGFDAGWELDLFGGVRRSVEVAEASFEASQEGLHDVMVSLLAEVALNYVEVRSFQTRLSLAEANQRAQEQTYGMVATRSQTGMTSNLDLEQARYNLEETRSQIPLLHAGLEQAKNRLAVLVGQNPGSLKDELAERKAIPTPPPTVAVGVPADALRRRPDIRKAERELAAQTAVVGVATARLYPRFTLAGSIGLEALSLANLFERESGTFGLGPSFQWNLFDAGRIRQNIEVQNAIQEQALLRYEASVLKALAEVEDTLTGYAEEQTRQRSLTAASGAAQRAVEIAQDQYRSGLTDFQNVLNGQRALLSLQDQLAQSQGAVASDLISLYKALGGGWTSLEPGIPGKNFPEP, translated from the coding sequence ATGACAAGAACAAGACAGTGGCTTCCCCGGTCCCGCATGGGGCATATAAATCCGTTTTTTCCGTGTTTGAACCTCTCTGGACTCCTGCTTGGATTCCTGCTCGCCGGGTGTGCGGTTGTTGGCCCGGATTATATGGTTCCTGATCCCGGGGCTCCTAAGGGGTGGAACACGGCGTTGCCTAAAGGGCTGACAGCAGCACCTCCCGATGCCCGGACCCTGGCCGGCTGGTGGTCAACCTTTAATGACCCGGCATTAACGAAATTGATTGAACGCGCCGTTGCCGGCAATCTTGACCTGGGCCTTGGGCGGGCAAGAGTTCGTGAGGCACGGGCCCGGCGGGGGATTGCCAGGGCCGATGTTTTTCCAACCATGAACGTTTCAGGTGCTGCCGCCAGGGTCCACACCAGCAGTGAAACAGACCTTGGCACGGCAAACGACTTGTACGATGCAGGTTTTGATGCCGGGTGGGAGCTTGATCTGTTTGGCGGTGTCCGACGCTCCGTCGAGGTCGCAGAAGCCTCATTTGAGGCCAGTCAGGAGGGTCTGCACGATGTTATGGTGAGCCTGCTGGCCGAAGTTGCCCTGAACTATGTGGAAGTACGATCGTTCCAGACCCGGCTGTCCCTGGCTGAGGCCAATCAAAGGGCCCAGGAGCAGACCTACGGCATGGTCGCTACGCGCAGCCAGACCGGGATGACCAGTAACCTTGACCTGGAACAGGCCCGGTACAATCTTGAAGAGACCCGGTCACAGATACCGCTGTTGCATGCAGGGCTTGAACAGGCCAAAAACCGGCTGGCCGTGCTGGTGGGCCAGAATCCCGGTTCATTGAAAGATGAACTGGCTGAACGAAAAGCCATTCCCACGCCTCCCCCAACGGTTGCTGTGGGGGTGCCGGCGGATGCGTTGCGAAGAAGACCGGACATCCGCAAGGCCGAGCGGGAACTTGCCGCCCAGACCGCCGTGGTCGGAGTTGCCACAGCCCGGCTCTACCCCAGATTTACCCTGGCAGGTTCCATTGGTCTGGAAGCCTTATCCCTGGCCAACTTGTTTGAAAGGGAGAGCGGCACGTTTGGTCTGGGCCCGTCATTTCAATGGAACCTCTTTGATGCCGGGCGGATACGCCAGAACATCGAGGTGCAGAACGCCATCCAGGAACAGGCCTTGCTCCGCTATGAGGCCTCAGTGCTCAAAGCACTGGCCGAGGTGGAAGATACCCTGACCGGTTACGCCGAGGAGCAGACCCGGCAACGGTCTTTGACGGCGGCTTCAGGGGCGGCCCAGCGTGCCGTTGAAATTGCTCAAGATCAATACCGGTCCGGTCTGACTGATTTTCAAAATGTGCTCAATGGGCAGCGGGCGCTCTTGTCCCTTCAGGATCAGCTGGCACAGAGCCAAGGGGCCGTGGCATCTGATCTCATCAGTCTGTACAAGGCCCTTGGCGGTGGGTGGACTTCCCTTGAACCGGGTATCCCTGGTAAAAATTTTCCAGAACCGTAA